A region of the Agromyces sp. CF514 genome:
GTCGACGAGCCGGATCTCGAGGTCGGGGGAGCCTGCCGCGACCTCGCGGAGCAGGCGCGGGATGCGATGCCAGATGAGCGCGGGCACGGCGGCGACCGTGAGCACGCCGCTGCCGCGCCCGGCCGACCGGCGCACGGTCGCGACGATCTCGTCGACCTCGCCGAGCACGCGGCCCGACGACTCGAGCAGCGACCTCCCGGCGCTCGTCGGTTCGACGCCGCGCGACGTGCGCACCAGGAGCGGCGTGCCGAGCTCGGTCTCGAGCTGGGCGATGGCGACGCTGAGCGGCGGCTGCGACATGCGCAGCGCCCTCGCGGCGGCTGTGAGCGAACCCGCCTCGACGACGGCATGGAAGTACCGCAGGTGGCGAAGCTCCATGGGTTGAGCCTATCGGGAGAAGCGTTCGATAGTTCTGAACTATGGCAGGCAGAGCGCATCGGTAGTTCCGCAGGCGGCCGTGCGTTGCGAGCCTTGAGATGTTCGACACCCCGGAAGGACCCTCGCCATGCTGCCCACCTGGAACCAGACCCCGCCGTTCGCCATCACCCGCGCGAGCCACGTCGCGCTCGCCGTGACCGACCTCGCCGCGAGCCGCGACTTCTACCGCGACACCATCGGCCTCGTCGTCACCGAGGAGACCGACGACGTGGTCTACCTGCGCGGTCTCGAGGAGGCCTCGCATCACAGCCTGCGCCTCGAGCTCGCCGCCGAGCCGAAGGCGCTCGCGATCGGCCTTCGCGTGCGCACCGACGACGACATCGTGGCCGCGGAGCGGCACTTCAAGGCCGCGGGCATCGAGTCCGAGCGCGTCGAGGTCGACCACCAGGGGCCGACGATCCGCTTCCGCGATCCGGTCGGCACGCACCTGGAGCTCACCTCGTCGATGGACGTCGTCGAGCGCAGGATGCAGCAGTTCGACGAGTTCGTCGCGGGAGCCCCGCAGCGCCTCGACCACTACCAGGTCGTCACATACGACGTGCAGGCCGCGACCGACTTCTGGACCGGCCTCGGCATGCGCATGAGCGAGTACACCGCGACCGACGGCACCGACGAGCTCTGGGGCACGTGGATGGAGGTCAAGGGCAACACCCACGACCTCGTCTTCACCAACGGTCGCGGCCCTCGGCTGCACCACTTCGCCTTCACCGTGCCGGATGCGGCCGCCCTGATCCATGCGGCGGATGTCGCGGGCGCGCGTGGATTCGGGCAGGAGATCGATCGCGGCCCTGGCCGCCACGGCATCAGTAACGCCCTCTTCCTCTACCTGCGCGACCCCGACCAGCACCGCATCGAGCTGTTCACGACGCACTACCAGTTCATCGACCTCGAGGCCGAGCCGATCCGCTGGGACACCTCGAACCCGAAGCGCGCGCAGCTCTGGGGCATGCCGGCGTCGCGTCGCTGGTTCTTCGAAGCCAGCGAGTTCCCCGGTCAGCCGGTGCTCGAGCCGAGCGTGCGGGCGAACCCGGCCACGCTCGAGGACTTCCTCGGGGTGCACTGAGCGGCTCCGTCGAGGGCGGGCCGCGAGCGCGCCGAGAACCGCGAGCGAAGGCCCCTGCATCGTGCGATCCGCACGACGCAGGGGCCTTCGCTCGTGTCGGCGAGGGGCGTTCCCGACCAGGCGGAGACGAGCCTCCGGATGCTGTGCATCGACTGTGCGTCGCCCTGATCGAGCTGAGGAATGTTGGTCGCGCCGGTCTGCCCGGTTACGCTCAGGGGCAACTTGTGATGGCGCCGACCGCGAAGGCTCGATCATGACCACACGGCTCCCGGGGGGACTTCGGGTGGCGTCCGATGCGACGACCACCGACTTCGTGCTGCCCGGAAACCGGGGTGCAGCAGCCGGGCGCGCACGCGGCGCCGGGCGGCACGCCGCCGTCAGGCGCCGAGAGGCGCGACGGCGCCTCGCCGAACTGCGCGATCACGCCACGGCCGCCGTGATGCGTCGGGTGCTCACGACGCTCATCTCGCTGTTCCTCGGCGTCGCCGTGTTCCAGCTCTTCGCTCCGAGACTCGACCAGCCCGTCGACGCCCTGTGGCACGACCGTCACGCCTGGGCGATCCTCATCGGGGCCTGCGCGGCGGTGGGGGTGTTCGTGGCACTGACGATCGCGTCGGCCTCCCAGTCGGGCATCGAGCTCCTGCATCGGTTCGGCGTGCACTCGACCCCTGAGAACCGCGCGCTGCTCGCCGCGGGCTCCTGGTTCGCGGCGGCCGCGCTCGGCGTGCACTTCTCCGCCGCCGCGTTCTCGCCGGTGCCCGGGGGCCAGTGGGTGGTCGCCGTCGTGCTCGGCGGCGGTCTCGCGCTCGCCGTCTTCTGCCTGCACCGGGTCGCCGTGCACGACCACGCGTACCGCACCTTCAACCTCGCGGCGATGACGCTCGCGGCCGGCTCGATCGCGAGCATGAGCCTCACCGGCACCGGTTCCTGGTGGGCCCTGAACTTCAGCACGCTCGGCACGACCGATGACGCGGCCGCCTTCTCGTTCAACGCGGGTGCCGTGCTCTCGGGGCTCGCGATGGTGATGCTGGCCCGCACGCTGACGAACGGGCTCGCCGCACCGCGATTCGGGGCGTCCGACGTCGGCATCCGCGTGCTGCGGGTCTGCATCGTGATGCTCGGCCTCTGCCTCGCTGGTGTCGGTCTCGTGCCGATCGACACCGCGACCGACGTGCACAACGCCTTCGCGCTCGGCGCTGCCGTGTGCTTCGCGTTGCCGGCGCTGTGCCTCCGGCTGCTCGTGCGCGGTGCGCCGCGTCGGCTCGTGGTGCTCTCGATCGCATTCGTGGCCGTCGAGGTCGTCGCGATGGTGCTCTACGACGGCTTGCACCTCTTCAGCCTCACGGTGTTCGAGATCGTCGCGTTCTCGCTCATCTTCATCTGGCTCATCGCGATCACGGTCATGTCGCGCGAGCCGGGTTCGATCAGGGCCGGCGCGACGGATGCCGCGGGCGCGACCCTCGCGGCACTGCACGCCGCACAGCACCGCGTCTCCCGCGGGGCGAAGGTGCTGCGCGTGGAGCTTCCGGCGATACTTGCCGGGGAGCGGCCGCCGGAAGCCACCGGACTGGAACGCAGGCCCATTGCGAGGAGGACCCCGATATGACCGATGCCGACACGCGTGACGAGCTCATCGAGATCGAGCGTCAAGATGCCGCCCGCCGGTACGTGATCACCGTCGACGGGGTGCAGGCGGGCATCGCCGTCTTCGTGGCGTCGCCCACGGCGCTCACGTTCACTCACACCGTCGTGGATCCGGCGTTCGGCGGCCGCGGCATCGGAAGCCGCCTGGCGCGTTTCGCGCTCGACGACACGATCGCCCGGGGGCTCCGGATCGTGCCGCGCTGCCCGTTCATCGCCGAGTTCGTGCGCCTGCACCCCGGCTACGAGGCATCCGTCGACTGGCCCTGACCCGCGGTCGCGGAGGTTGGCCCTCTTACGGGGCACTGTGCACGGCGGTCCGCGGGGATACCATTCCAGCAGACCAGAGTCGGCCCGAACCGACCAGCCCGCCTCGCGGGCCGGGGGATGACAGGACATGACCCGTTTCCCTCTGGAATGCCTCGCCGAGCTCAGTTCGGGTCGCTCGGCAGGGGGAGGCCTCCAGAGAGGCCGCAGTGGGGCGGGAGGTAGGGTTCCCGCCCCACTGTCATGTCCGGAGCATCAGCTCGCGGTGTCGGAGGGTTCGCCGACGAGCGGGTCGGCGATCGCGAGGCGCATGCGCTTGCAGAGGTCGGTGAGCTCCACGAGTTCGTCGTCGTCGAGCTCGGCGCCGACGTTGCGTTCGATCGCGACGATGTGCTGGAGTGCGACGCCGCGGTAGAGCGAGAAGCCCTCCTCGGTCATCGCGACGATGGTGCCGCGACCGTCGTCGGGATCGGGGGTCTTGGTGACCAGTCCGCGAGCCGCGAGCCGATCGAGCATCCGGCTCACGCTCGGCTGGCTGATGAGCACCGACCGGTTCAGGTCCTTCAATCGGAGGCGCCGCCCCGGCGATCGGGAGATGTTGAACAGCACGTCGTATTCGTTGAGCGAGATGAGCTCGGACGGGAACGTGTCGGCCAGGGCGCGCATGACCGTGACCTGTGCACGGAAGAGGGACTCCCAGGCGGCGACGGCGATCGCTCGATCGGTCACGCGACTCCTTCGGCTCGGTGTTCGGATGGAGCTCCGAGCGTTTCACGCGTCGCGACGATGCGAGTGAGTGGTGCCACGGATCCGGAGACTCAGCATCCGCAATAGGCAACCTCGCGGCCGAATGCCGACGGCGCCGGAAATGGATGAGGGCCGGACGTAGAGGCTGACGTCCGACCCTCACCCTTGCACCAAGAGTGTCCTGCAATCACATTCCACACCGACCGCCACAGCAAACAGTCGGTGCACAACCGAATATATAACGGATAGGTAACGGGCGCTAGTTATCAATCTGTGATTTTCTGGCGAGGTTCCCATGACCTGCCCGAGAGCGCTCGGATCACCCGGACCGGAGCCCGTCGAAGCGGGTTGCCGCGCGCACGCGATCGGGCGAGGATCGAGGTCGGAGGAGGTGCTCATGGGCAGGCTCGTCTACACGGCGATCACGTCGCTCGACGGGTACATGGCCGACGCCGAGGGCGGGTTCGACTGGGCGATGCCCAGCGAGCAGGTGCACGCGGCCGTCAACGCGCAGGAGCGCGCGATCGGCACCATGCTCATCGGTCGGCGCATGTACCAGGTGCTCGCCGCCTGGGAGGACATGCCGGTCGACGGCGCGCCAGAGGTCATCCGCGAGTACGCCGAGATCTGGCGGGCCACCGACAAGGTTGTCTACTCGTCGACGCTCGAGCGCGTGCGGACCGCGAAGACCCGCCTCGTGCGTTCGTTCGATGCCGACGCGGTGCGCGAGCTGGTCGAGACGTCGGCGACGGATGTCTCGATCGGGGGTCCGACGCTCGCGGCGCACGCGCTGCGAGCCGGGCTCGTCGACGAGTACCGGCACTACGTCTCGCCGGTCGTGGTCGGCGGCGGGAACCCGGCGCTGCCCGTCGGCATCCGCCTGGATCTCGAACTCGTCGACCAGCGGCGGTTCTCGAACGGCGTCGTGTACGCGGGCTATCGCACGCGCCGACCGGGGTAGCCCGCTGGGCGGGACGCCCTCATCGGACGGCGTGACGGACGGAGCCGCTCAGTACAGGTCGGGCGAGGGCGTGGAGGCCTGACGGATCGACACGTCGGCGTGACGGTCGAAACGGTAGCCGACGCCGCGCACGGTGCGCACGATGTCCTGGTAGTGCGCGAGCTTGGAGCGCAGGCGACGCACGTGCACGTCGATGGTGCGCTCGCTCGGGACCTCTTCTTCGCCCGCCCAGAGGTTGTCGATGAGCTCGTGGCGGTCGATGGTGCGGCCCTCGCGGAGCACGAGGAACTGGAGCAGCTCGAACTCCTTGTAGGTGAGGCCCGCGGGCTCGCCGTCGAGGAGCACGCGCTTGCGCGAGATGTCGATGATGACGCCGTTGGGGTGACGGTCGGCGTCGGCACGGGTCTCGCCCGCATCGCGCTGCTTCGCGAGCGCGGCCGGGTCCTGCAGGGCGAGGCGCACGACGTCGACGTCGCGACCGCCGGCGCCGGCCGGAGCCAGGGCGACCGCCGCGTAGGTCTCGGCCGAGGGGGCGATCTCGCCGGTCAGCGCTCGGAGCGCCTCGACGATGCGGTGCAGCGTGGTGCCGTCGGCGTCGGCCTTGGACTCGTCGATGCCGACGTAGAGCACGAAGCCGCGGGCCTCGGTGCCCTCGGGCACGGCGCGGACCCGAGGTGCGCGATCGGCGAGCGGGGCGGTGGGGGCGGCCGACTGGGCGGCGGCCTGCAGCGGAGCCGCGCTGCGGATGGCCGAGCCGCTGATGCGGGGGGCCTCGGTGCGGACGGCGGGAGCGGTGCGAACGGGTGCGAGAGCGAGAGACATGATGGATTCCTTGCGCGAAGAAGGTGCAGCGAACACCCCGGACGACGGGGTGGAGCGAAGGCCGGATCGGCCGGTGTGCGAACCCGCGGTGAAGGGGTTCGGGGAGTCGCAGCCGATCGAGGATGTGATCGGCTCAGGCGGCTCGGCGGTCAGGTCGCGGTCAGCGGCACATTCGACAACACATGGATGCACGCGCCGACATCATCATGTCGGTCGACCTGAGAGCCTCGGGGGCGGTCAGGGTGCGTGCGGTGTCAGTCATGAGCGATAGTCAATCCGACGTCTCCGGATGTGTCAATCCGTGACGGTCGCATGACGCACCGTGACGGCGCAGACGGTGCAGGCCGGGGTGCGGCATCCGGCAGGATCAGCCGAGACGCTTCAAACCGAGAAAGAAGCTGCGAAAATCAAGCCTCGAAAAAAATGATCTGCGTCGGATTCTGGGCATGAGCGGGTTCCGCCGAAGATCCTTCGGGGAAGCGGACGGATGCCGCGCAGCATAGTGGTGCGAACGCCCCGCCCGGCCGATCGGATGTCTCGGCGGATCAGACCGTGCCGTAGAGGCGGTCGCCGGCGTCGCCCAGCCCGGGCACGATGTAGCCGTGCTCGTTCAGGCGCTCGTCGAGGGCGCCGAGCACGATGGTCACGTCGTGCCCCTCGAGCTCCCGCTCGAGGAACGCCAGGCCCTCGGGGGCCGCGAGGATGCAGATCGCCGTGACATCGGTCGCGCCGCGCTTCAACAGGAACTCGATGGCCGCTGCGAGCGAACCGCCCGTCGCGAGCATCGGGTCGAGCACGAAGCACTGGCGGCCGGAGAGGTCGTCGGGCAGGCGCTCGGCGTAGGTCGTGGGCTCGAGGGTCTCTTCGTTGCGGGCCATGCCGAGGAAGCCGACCTCGGCGGTCGGCACGAGCTTCGTCATGCCCTCGAGCATGCCGAGACCGGCTCGCAGGATCGGCACGATGAGCGGTCGCGGCTCGGCGATGCGCACACCGGTCGTGGGTGACACCGGAGTCTGGATCTCGATGGGCTCGACCCGCACCCCACGGGTGCCCTCGTAGGCGAGCAGCGTCATGAGCTCCTCGACGAGTGCGCGGAACACGGGCGACGGCGTCTTCACGTCGCGGAGCACCGTCAGCTTGTGGGTGATGAGCGGGTGGTCTGCAACGTGGACTCGCATAGGCTCGAGTCTAGTTCGCGGGGGTCGCCGCACGGGAGGCCGAGGAGGGGCGATGGAGCAGTCGACGCATCGCGAGTGGATGCGGGCCGCGCTCGCCGAGGCCGCGCTCGCGCCGCAGACCGGCGACGTGCCCGTGGGAGCCGTCGTCGTCGATGCCGACGGTCGCGTGATCGCTGCACGGCACAACGAGCGCGAGCTCACCGGAGACCCGACGGCGCACGCCGAGGTGCTGGCCCTGCGCGATGCCGCGGCCGCCCACGGCGAGTGGCGCCTCGAGGGCTGCACGCTCGTCGTCACGCTCGAACCGTGCGTCATGTGCGCCGGGGCGATCCTCGCCGCACGCGTGCCCACCGTCGTGTTCGGCGCGTGGGACGACAAGGCGGGAGCCGCGGGTTCGCTCTACGACGTGCTGCGCGACCGGCGCCTCAACCACCGGGTCGAGGTCTACGCCGGCGTCGAGGCGGATGCCGCGGCGTCGCAGCTGCTGGCATTCTTCGGCGGCTCCGAGCACCGCCGGTCGTAGCTAGGCGGCGACCGTCGCGCGTCGTTCGAGCCCGTCGAGGTATTCGCCGAGCAAGGCGGCCGAGGCCGCCTCGGCCGGCACGCCGAACGACTCGCGCTGCTCGCGCAGGCGTTCGCGGCTGAGCCCGTACTCGGGCAGCTCGTCGCCCCAGGCGGCCAGCCAGTCCTCGTGGATCTCGGTCGTGACCTCGGGGTGGAACTGCACGGCCAGCAGCCAGTCGCCGCGGCGGAACGCCTGGTTCTCGTACTGGGCCGACCCGGCGAGGCGCTCGACGCCGACGGGCAGGTCGAACGTGTCGCCGTGCCACTGCACGGTCGGCACCCCGGCGAAGTGGCGCACGGGGGAGTCGGCCCCGGCCTCGGTCGGGTCGACCTCGAGCCATCCCACCTCCTTGCGCTCGCCGCGGTACACGCGGGCGCCGAGTGCCGAGGCGAGCAGCTGCGCGCCGAGGCACACGCCGAAGATCGGCGCCTCGGCCTCGATGCGACGCCGGAGCAGTCCGAGCTCGTCGGAGAGGTAGGGGTATCGGTCGGTCTCGTACGCGCCCTCGTCGCCGCCGAGCACGACGACCAGGTCGGCGGCCAGCGGGTCGAGCTCGGCGACATCCGTCACCGGGGCGTCGACCGTGATGACGTCGTAGCCGTGCGCCTCGAGCGTCGGGCCGAGGTTGCCGAGGCCGATGGCCGAGTCGTGGCGCAGCACGAGGGCCGTGCGACGGGCGGCCGCCGCGGCATCCGTCATTCGAGGCCCTTGATGACGATCGCGTCGGTGGGCGGCGCGACGAGGTTCGGGTCGACGTAGACGTCGGGCTCGATGTAGATGACCCGGGCTGCGGGCACCGCCGTGCGGATGCGCTGCTCGACGACGTTCGTCGCAGCAGCGACCTCGAGCAGCGACTGGTCGGCCGCGAAGCCGAGCTTGGCGGCCACGAGCAGCTCGTCGGGGCCGAGGTACAGCGTCTTCATGTGGATGATGCGCTCGATCTCGGGGCCGGCGGCGATCGCCTGCTCGATCTTCTCGATGTCGTCGTCGCCTGCGCCCTCGCCGACCAGCAGGGACTTCGTCTCGATGCCGAGGATGATCGCGACGACCACCAGCAGCGTGCCGATCATGAGCGTGCCGATCGCGTCGAACGCCGGGTTGCCGGTGATGACCGTGAGACCGACGCCGAGCAGGGCGAACACGAGGCCGAGCAGGGCCGCGACGTCTTCGAGGAGCACGACGGGCAGCTCGGGGGCCTTCGCGCGCCGCACGAACTGCACCCAGCTCTGCTTGCCGCGCAGCGGGTTCGACTCCTTCACGGCCGTGCGCAGCGAGAACGACTCGAGCACGATGGCGATGGCCAGCACGAGCAGCGGCAGCCAGGCATTGGTGAGCTCGTGCGGGTGCGTGAGCTTCTCGACGCCCTCGTAGATCGAGAACACGCCGCCGACCGAGAACAGGATGATCGAGACGACGAAGGCGTACACGTATCGCTCGCGGCCGAAGCCGAAGGGGTGCTCCTTGTCGGCCGCCTTCTTCGCCTGGCGCCCGCCGAGCATGAGCAGCAGCTGGTTGCCGGAATCGGCGACCGAGTGGATGCCCTCGGCGAGCATCGAGGCCGACCCCGAGAAGAACCATGCGATGAACTTGGTGATGGCGATGCCGAGGTTCGCGAGGAATGCCGCGACGATCGCCTTGCTGCCGCCTGATGCGCTCATGCGCCAATCCTAGGATGGTCGAATGAGTGCCGCAGACGAGCCCGTGACCCTCCCGACGATCGCCTTCCTGGGGGCGGGTTCCATGGCCCGCGCCATCCTGAACGGCCTGCTGCAGCCCGGCATCGAGGTGGCCGGGGGCATCCGCGCGACCAACCGATCCGCGGCCAACGCGGCCGAGCTGTCGGCCCTCGCCGGCGTCACTGCGTACGCCACCGAGACGGATGCCGCGGCCAACCGCATGGCGGTCGCAGGCGCCAAGATCGTGATCGTCGCCGTGAAGCCCGCCATGGTGCCCGACCTGCTGCGCGAGATCGGCGACGCGATCGAGCCCGATGCCGTCGTCGTGTCGGTCGCGGCCGGCGTGACCGTCGCGACCTTCGAGTCGCTCCTGCCGGCATCGGTCGCCGTGATCCGCTCGATGCCGAACACGCCCGCCCTCGTCGGCCACGCCGTCACGGGCGTCGCGCCCGGCACGCGCTCGACCGACGACGACCTCGCGCTCGCCGTGACGCTCTTCCGGAGCGTGGGCGACGTCATCGTCGTGCCCGAGTCGCAGATCGACGCGCTCTCGACCGTCTCCGGATCGGGTCCGGCCTACGTCTTCTACCTCATCGAGCAGCTCACGGCCGCGGCCGTCGCCAAGGGCTTCACGCCCGAGCAGGCCGCGCTCATGGTGCAGGGCACGTTCCGGGGCGCGAGCGAGCTGCTCGCGGCATCCGATGTCGACCCGACCGAGCTGCGCCGACGAGTGACGAGCCCGAAGGGCACCACCGAGCGGGCCGTCGCCGTGCTCGAGGGGGCCGGGCTCGAGGCGATCTTCGTCGAGGCGACGGATGCCGCGCTCGCGCGCGCCCGCGAGCTGGCGGCCGGCGCGTGAGCGCGCCCGAGGCCGGCCCGGCAGATGAGTCGTCTGCACCGCTCGCGCCGCTCGACCTCCGCGGCGAACCGCGGTTCGCGTGGCGCGGCGTCATGCTCGACGTCGCGCGCCGGTTCCGCCCGCTGCCCGACCTGCTGCGCTTCGTCGACCTGCTCGCGGCGCACGGCCTCAACGTGCTGCAGCTGCACCTGACCGACGACCAGGGCTGGCGGTTCGAGGTGCGGGCGTATCCGCGGCTCACTGAGGTCGGCGGTCGCCGCTCGGAATCCCAGCTCGGGCATGGCCCGCAGTCGACGCTCGACGGCGTGCCCCACGAGGGCTCGTACACGCAGCACGAGCTGCGCGGGCTCGTCGCGTACGCGGCCGCCCGCGGCATCCGCGTGGTGCCCGAGATCGACGTTCCGGGTCATGCGCAGTCGATCCTCGCCGCGTACCCCGAGTTCGGCGTCGGCGGGGCCGAGGCCGTGCGCGCGCGCATCGGCGAGCCGTGGACCCGCTTCGGCATCAGCGACGAGGTGCTGAACGTCGAGGACGCCACGCTCGCGTTCGTGTGCACGGTGTTCGACGAGCTCTGCGACGTGTTCGACTCCGACGTCGTGGGATTCGGCGGTGACGAGGCGCAGAAGCGGCGCTGGCATGAGGACCCGCGCACCCAGGAGCTCATGGCCGAGCGCGGGCTCGTCTCCGAGGACGAGCTGCAGGCGTGGTTCCTCGGGCGCGTGGCCGGGCACGTCGCCGAGCGCGGGCGTCGCGTCATCGGCTGGGACGAGATGCTCGAGGGTGCGGATGCCGCGGGCGGGCCCGGTGCGGAGGGCGCAGCGGTCGGCGGTCCGACCGTGCCGACGCTGCCCGCCGACGCGGTCGTCGCCTCGTGGCGCGGGCCCGTCGGCGCCGAGCTCGGCGCGCGCCTCGGCCACGACGTCGTGCTCTGCCCCGACCTCTGGACCTACTTCGACTATCGGCAGTCGGATGCCGCAGACGAGCCGATCCCGGTCGGCACCGTGCTCTCGCTCGAAGACGTCGCGTCGTTCGATCCGGTGCCCGACGGGGCTCCCGAGTGGTTCGCCGAGCGGGTCGTCGGCGTGCAGGCGAACGTCTGGACCGAACAGCTCGACACCCGGGACCGGCTCGATTACGCGGTGTTCCCGCGGCTCGGCGCGTTCGCCGAGGTCGCGTGGAACGGCGGGCCGCTCGACTGGGCGGCGTTCTCGTCGCGCCTGCCCGCGTACCTCGCCTGGCTCGCCGAGCAGGGGGTCGGCTTCCGTCCGCTCGAGGGGCCCCGGCCCGACCAGCAACGCCCGGGCGTTCCGGGGGTGCCGCGCGAGCGGGCGGCGCGCATCGCGGAGCTCGAGCGGCTGACCGCGTCGCTCGCTCGGGTCTCGGGCGCGTAGCCGGCGACACGGGTTCGAGGGTTCGGGCGCGGCTCCGAGGCATCCGCCCTTCGCCGTTGCGAGATCGCAGACTCCTCGCCGATCGGGCGCGTCCGTGCCACGCTGTGAATGCGCCATGGAGCGGGTCGTTCGATGCGGGCCCGGCCGTGGCATCGACCTATATTTGGATGAAATCCAATTCATGGGGAGGTGGGGTGTGTCCGGAATGCGGATCTCCCGACGCGGAGTGCTCACTGCGGCCGGCCTCGGCCTGCTGGGCATCGGCACGGCAGGTTGCGCGCCTGCGACGAACTCCGGCGGCCGGTCGTCGGCGACGACCGATGGGCACGCCGCGATGGACCGCCGGCTCGGTGCCGAGTGGGAGCCGCACGAGCTCACCGTCATGTCGTGGCCGACCGAGGCCATCTGGGG
Encoded here:
- the tadA gene encoding tRNA adenosine(34) deaminase TadA; the protein is MEQSTHREWMRAALAEAALAPQTGDVPVGAVVVDADGRVIAARHNERELTGDPTAHAEVLALRDAAAAHGEWRLEGCTLVVTLEPCVMCAGAILAARVPTVVFGAWDDKAGAAGSLYDVLRDRRLNHRVEVYAGVEADAAASQLLAFFGGSEHRRS
- a CDS encoding beta-N-acetylhexosaminidase, translated to MSAPEAGPADESSAPLAPLDLRGEPRFAWRGVMLDVARRFRPLPDLLRFVDLLAAHGLNVLQLHLTDDQGWRFEVRAYPRLTEVGGRRSESQLGHGPQSTLDGVPHEGSYTQHELRGLVAYAAARGIRVVPEIDVPGHAQSILAAYPEFGVGGAEAVRARIGEPWTRFGISDEVLNVEDATLAFVCTVFDELCDVFDSDVVGFGGDEAQKRRWHEDPRTQELMAERGLVSEDELQAWFLGRVAGHVAERGRRVIGWDEMLEGADAAGGPGAEGAAVGGPTVPTLPADAVVASWRGPVGAELGARLGHDVVLCPDLWTYFDYRQSDAADEPIPVGTVLSLEDVASFDPVPDGAPEWFAERVVGVQANVWTEQLDTRDRLDYAVFPRLGAFAEVAWNGGPLDWAAFSSRLPAYLAWLAEQGVGFRPLEGPRPDQQRPGVPGVPRERAARIAELERLTASLARVSGA
- a CDS encoding gamma-glutamyl-gamma-aminobutyrate hydrolase family protein (Members of this family of hydrolases with an active site Cys residue belong to MEROPS family C26.), encoding MTDAAAAARRTALVLRHDSAIGLGNLGPTLEAHGYDVITVDAPVTDVAELDPLAADLVVVLGGDEGAYETDRYPYLSDELGLLRRRIEAEAPIFGVCLGAQLLASALGARVYRGERKEVGWLEVDPTEAGADSPVRHFAGVPTVQWHGDTFDLPVGVERLAGSAQYENQAFRRGDWLLAVQFHPEVTTEIHEDWLAAWGDELPEYGLSRERLREQRESFGVPAEAASAALLGEYLDGLERRATVAA
- a CDS encoding MarR family winged helix-turn-helix transcriptional regulator; translation: MTDRAIAVAAWESLFRAQVTVMRALADTFPSELISLNEYDVLFNISRSPGRRLRLKDLNRSVLISQPSVSRMLDRLAARGLVTKTPDPDDGRGTIVAMTEEGFSLYRGVALQHIVAIERNVGAELDDDELVELTDLCKRMRLAIADPLVGEPSDTAS
- the hpaD gene encoding 3,4-dihydroxyphenylacetate 2,3-dioxygenase, producing the protein MLPTWNQTPPFAITRASHVALAVTDLAASRDFYRDTIGLVVTEETDDVVYLRGLEEASHHSLRLELAAEPKALAIGLRVRTDDDIVAAERHFKAAGIESERVEVDHQGPTIRFRDPVGTHLELTSSMDVVERRMQQFDEFVAGAPQRLDHYQVVTYDVQAATDFWTGLGMRMSEYTATDGTDELWGTWMEVKGNTHDLVFTNGRGPRLHHFAFTVPDAAALIHAADVAGARGFGQEIDRGPGRHGISNALFLYLRDPDQHRIELFTTHYQFIDLEAEPIRWDTSNPKRAQLWGMPASRRWFFEASEFPGQPVLEPSVRANPATLEDFLGVH
- a CDS encoding dihydrofolate reductase family protein, whose translation is MGRLVYTAITSLDGYMADAEGGFDWAMPSEQVHAAVNAQERAIGTMLIGRRMYQVLAAWEDMPVDGAPEVIREYAEIWRATDKVVYSSTLERVRTAKTRLVRSFDADAVRELVETSATDVSIGGPTLAAHALRAGLVDEYRHYVSPVVVGGGNPALPVGIRLDLELVDQRRFSNGVVYAGYRTRRPG
- a CDS encoding GNAT family N-acetyltransferase, which translates into the protein MTDADTRDELIEIERQDAARRYVITVDGVQAGIAVFVASPTALTFTHTVVDPAFGGRGIGSRLARFALDDTIARGLRIVPRCPFIAEFVRLHPGYEASVDWP
- the upp gene encoding uracil phosphoribosyltransferase gives rise to the protein MRVHVADHPLITHKLTVLRDVKTPSPVFRALVEELMTLLAYEGTRGVRVEPIEIQTPVSPTTGVRIAEPRPLIVPILRAGLGMLEGMTKLVPTAEVGFLGMARNEETLEPTTYAERLPDDLSGRQCFVLDPMLATGGSLAAAIEFLLKRGATDVTAICILAAPEGLAFLERELEGHDVTIVLGALDERLNEHGYIVPGLGDAGDRLYGTV
- a CDS encoding cation diffusion facilitator family transporter is translated as MSASGGSKAIVAAFLANLGIAITKFIAWFFSGSASMLAEGIHSVADSGNQLLLMLGGRQAKKAADKEHPFGFGRERYVYAFVVSIILFSVGGVFSIYEGVEKLTHPHELTNAWLPLLVLAIAIVLESFSLRTAVKESNPLRGKQSWVQFVRRAKAPELPVVLLEDVAALLGLVFALLGVGLTVITGNPAFDAIGTLMIGTLLVVVAIILGIETKSLLVGEGAGDDDIEKIEQAIAAGPEIERIIHMKTLYLGPDELLVAAKLGFAADQSLLEVAAATNVVEQRIRTAVPAARVIYIEPDVYVDPNLVAPPTDAIVIKGLE
- the proC gene encoding pyrroline-5-carboxylate reductase: MSAADEPVTLPTIAFLGAGSMARAILNGLLQPGIEVAGGIRATNRSAANAAELSALAGVTAYATETDAAANRMAVAGAKIVIVAVKPAMVPDLLREIGDAIEPDAVVVSVAAGVTVATFESLLPASVAVIRSMPNTPALVGHAVTGVAPGTRSTDDDLALAVTLFRSVGDVIVVPESQIDALSTVSGSGPAYVFYLIEQLTAAAVAKGFTPEQAALMVQGTFRGASELLAASDVDPTELRRRVTSPKGTTERAVAVLEGAGLEAIFVEATDAALARARELAAGA
- a CDS encoding winged helix-turn-helix domain-containing protein; protein product: MSLALAPVRTAPAVRTEAPRISGSAIRSAAPLQAAAQSAAPTAPLADRAPRVRAVPEGTEARGFVLYVGIDESKADADGTTLHRIVEALRALTGEIAPSAETYAAVALAPAGAGGRDVDVVRLALQDPAALAKQRDAGETRADADRHPNGVIIDISRKRVLLDGEPAGLTYKEFELLQFLVLREGRTIDRHELIDNLWAGEEEVPSERTIDVHVRRLRSKLAHYQDIVRTVRGVGYRFDRHADVSIRQASTPSPDLY